The following are encoded in a window of Scophthalmus maximus strain ysfricsl-2021 chromosome 2, ASM2237912v1, whole genome shotgun sequence genomic DNA:
- the LOC118301626 gene encoding cilia- and flagella-associated protein 54-like isoform X4 — protein sequence MDLPASYYGKLDKRNPVISAFDRDIKSFMTLMRRVVSSDSQDNNGSYAKGIRTLVEIWGKYKHRLPSLLYQERMLQVADFLFGIKLHQLALWQGYSHLLPQVNPLKITDIASVDHFMACFFPEGFDTDQDVFAMKVRAMQGCALCIFELEKSHSVLRQDGLSQVLRVLNFIRIMMQAFQQHEHLCWQIYNGSLHIYTICRYLITMDCSAQALEYLLWASISLELCIPLMTAEYLPWIVTLYCAVCHCYYDNQAAVQAEAFARRALGRINEQAKLEEQSKVPATRETQRAYKEASIKLGAMVFKRAVYEARRKQKPILKLKSKSARKVPWPRTTTGRMLLALFDSSAAQFLGILEALWDSTTPPLQTRMPDEPEQQEVILDLVSAGISILSGVANTSEQKGDDPPCICLSAATPASTLMDLAISGENKVSIMSAVRFIKLLYQYKQSGAFTVLSREMLPVLSGLEGLSFRKAEIELALLGGFHNLLTSQRSRLKDNNMIEDRHRSSLSMSDEFICLVDTLHKSVCGSSSEVQPDVDLVLDVVLYLWGKVQVVMQRANMQNPEFKHKYDKWLWCLSRLCEVASAYGLETVDCMMMTEMIHTLVILLESAAERRQETQHAAAPGADGDGVMVRSLFLLESSSTELLQMVCEVVKRGLTALGKGVATLPPGRSAVMDSAFMQKLCPLPPSTPSRSSVTSLEEGNEDDEICKKEKEEVETEAESDIKASQNSTRVPLLAIDRHLELDIIHHRASLKLLHLNAVAESELLGRIKKNKVSKALFLIQKALLVYNSMETNKSSKTKSLLEVCWYQLCSRAAEGINRKVRLGDCGLPGTGDMVPAVSGKCLLRVEGLVPNEKYVFAVAAYNSQGKLLGNAIGQTTFPLLASMPVPLLSTWAHLVQVAFQTEQYTLAKRACKELWSHFTSPDPGSHCTQDSLVTTRLHKQTLQVSSPHLCQSFLISIFIETEINIQQGSLYCDSFSDTGPFIWEQEARLAECERMLVAMDLAMCLNDGLAALQAVVNCYGLLAPLIFHQIICHPVVQVLKKCLIVLEENSDLLKQKWAGNILDSLMHMIACITYYLSKTLRVLREHQMAFLLMECGRRLLQEVYDARVQIRRISNEASKVVDHAAIKSEMRISLQLKALHAKNKKRIGSGAALTTDNEIAHPLTSCEDPTILYDVISSSTLTDAYDHVMKLGCKAYFTEYAALLLQRTVEEGHPDLVLEWGQSIFEFLSRRDEEMSTKCLEGNDHIKRTPRAPKGNEPTQITPDDTRKIKQKMHHSTLRRGRTNREKRAVENLLTTMASAVQRNKRLLKLRSLCCEERVWKSHLNYSMAQAHMVLFHKELDQLHGGGLQHRYSQLNLSYFSLAYSGVLVARNSQQSSQSEVVSKRDSPHSGLVVQVTSHKDRQKKEAVSDDDSDITDESSEEEEEKDASKSVDQQTEMSGQPISILLDSLNKAALHLRRAMVLAHRGSHWTTLWCMCQTVWDQSCKIASFAQTDVHLEPDSPLTAEQLHTTFTRLLSLASDLIMDMVNKLGLWSLYDSDLTEGELESSLHFSAPLDESTHMDLRWVRILVLDTLERLHDSGKWETLAHFALLFNSYTRERYASIITPLLVHAQRRLLERISCFGGPVVPQPHHVKTQRVTGKEVTCRSYAGCQLLNGWTPHKARQLPIQKKASLPNSPPPDAAELKGAKVHSMSLVCVPLDVEDTLSCYQRALERKPHCLQVFQHSRSLLTLLLAHTQPRFTAQLHNCHSESLVDFSPIVMSSPNIQPCDLREDNFRTPNALYSRPISADHMPTVTAAYSTSIKYLQANSHDSLRVQALHEMGNLHFYNGNIRAAHSSWSKAVDCALGCSGIVEKWDGVTFGSGSLQQTLKQAGIWGCLQAAGLTAKIAQHILTSDISQRTKCCLLSAHLFKCALCCSLAQPQADLLYASHSIGDELLPGVDLFSEPHRVHLGTTVTSLNFICHWLFTTGYCLTLLPILALYLHFVGTVCRDVQRWVEGKILKIRALTELYLFTEAAKEAVQLTQGIGIILPNGHYIATDDHQPEKTFCSNKSLLDNVVSLEELVNCDIAPAVQTLYGSTLCLRFNLARVQLVLALSNTVQGPSVPDSVDGVGCASITMSPVNSKHYQHDDELDSESAGLKTERPKLLDLHTEKNLTPERIKILLLEGVSSLLHSISQPLTSQCFSEIENLELEIESNLLKADLYLQQGHVALSSEMAVSSLVLMQTSTLIIGSISDHQKPVSELPHPMTGSDQGTKDCSLLNPLHGDCPRTVEASERIGVSLWLRCRLALVRSLAAHICGTAAVFPGRNLNEEAAWVLQEGRNECAQWGELDMQALFMVEAAELEAQRGNTDDSMAMLQEAMDLLSGRTFIPLRSSVTLARATLLFSDLRQEQSPTLLRLTQKILQKQLCVFGENVVLDDGTVCFSPPGLRNIYLPYLSILEQTTLRISQ from the exons ATGGACTTACCGGCTTCTTATTACGGGAAACTCGATAAAAGAAACCCGGTTATTTCGGCGTTTGACCGGGACATCAAGTCGTTCATGACACTGATGAGACGAGTGGTTTCTTCGGACAGCCAAGACAACAACGGCTCTTATGCTAAAGG GATCAGAACTCTGGTGGAGATATGGGGAAAGTACAAACATCGACTGCCCTCACTGTTGTACCAGGAGCGAATGTTGCAGgttgcagattttctttttggaataAAG TTGCACCAACTGGCTCTTTGGCAGGGCTACAGTCACCTTCTGCCTCAGGTCAACCCACTGAAAATAACTGACATTGCGAGTGTGGACCACTTCATGGCCTGCTTCTTCCCTGAGGGTTTTGATACAGACCAAGATGTCTTTGCCATGAAG gtccgTGCAATGCAAGGCTGTGCCCTTTGTATATTTGAGCTGGAGAAAAGCCACAGTGTCCTCAGGCAGGACGGACTCAGTCAAGTACTGCGTGTGCTGAACTTTATCAGGATCATGATGCAGGCATTCCAGCAACATGAGCACCTCTGCTGGCAAATATATAATG GTTCATTACATATCTACACCATCTGCCGTTATCTGATTACCATGGATTGTAGTGCACAG GCACTTGAATACCTTCTGTGGGCAAGCATCAGTTTAGAGCTTTGCATCCCTCTGATGACAGCTGAGTATCTGCCATGGATTGTCACACTCTACTGTGCTGTGTGCCACTGTTACTATGACAACCAGGCTGCAGTGCAGGCGGAG GCATTTGCCAGGAGAGCCCTCGGAAGAATCAATGAGCAAGCAAAGTTGGAAGAGCAGAGTAAAGTTCCTGCGACTAGAGAGACTCAGAGAGCTTATAAAGAAGCCTCGATCAAG CTGGGCGCCATGGTGTTCAAACGAGCAGTGTATGAGgccaggaggaaacaaaaacccATACTCAAACTGAAAAGCAAAAGCGCCCGTAAA GTGCCATGGCCCCGTACAACAACAGGGCGCATGCTGCTGGCCCTGTTTGACAGCAGCGCGGCGCAGTTTTTGGGCATCTTAGAAGCACTTTGGGACAGCACCACACCCCCGCTGCAAACTAGGATGCCAGATGaaccagagcagcaggaggtgatCCTGGATCTCGTGTCTGCTGGCATCAGTATCTTATCTG GAGTCGCAAACACTAGTGAGCAAAAGGGTGACGACCCACCATGCATCTGTCTGAGTGCAGCGACGCCAGCATCCACTCTGATGGATTTAGCCATTTCAG GAGAAAACAAAGTATCCATCATGTCTGCGGTGAGGTTTATTAAGCTGTTATATCAGTACAAGCAGTCAGGTGCATTCACTGTACTCTCCAGAGAGATGCTGCCGGTTTTGTCT gGTTTGGAAGGTCTGTCGTTCAGGAAGGCAGAGATTGAGCTCGCTTTACTTGGTGGCTTCCACAATCTGCTGACGTCCCAGAGGAGCCGTctaaaagacaacaacatgaTTGAAG acagacacaggtcCTCATTGTCAATGAGCGATGAATTCATTTGCCTGGTGGACACACTGCACAAGTCTGTTTGTGGCTCGTCTTCT GAGGTGCAGCCAGATGTGGACCTGGTATTGGATGTTGTGTTATATCTCTGGGGTAAAGTGCAGGTGGTGATGCAGAGGGCCAATATGCAAAACCCAGAGTTTAAACACAAGTACGACAAG TGGCTGTGGTGTCTGTCTAGACTGTGTGAGGTAGCCTCTGCATATGGCCTGGAAACTGTGGACTGCATGATGATGACAGAGATGATCCACACATTGGTCATTTTGCTAGAGAGTGCTGCTGAACGCAGACAGGAAACGCAACATGCAG CAGCTCCTGGAGCAGACGGTGATGGCGTGATGGTGCGCTCTTTATTTCTTCTTGAG AGTTCGAGTACAGAGTTGCTTCagatggtgtgtgaggtggtgaAGAGAGGTCTTACTGCCCTGGGAAAGGGCGTAGCTACATTGCCTCCAGGTCGCTCAGCAGTCATGGACTCTGCCTTCATGCAG AAATTGTGTCCCCTCCCTCCGTCGACTCCCTCCCGATCTTCTGTGACATCATTGGAAGAGGGAAATGAGGATGATGAAATCtgtaagaaggaaaaagaagaagtggaaaCTGAGGCAGAATCAGATATTAAAGCCTCTCAAAACTCAACACGTGTGCCCCTGCTGGCCATAGACCGTCATCTAGAGCTGGACATCATTCACCACAGGGCTTCCCTCAAGTTACTGCACCTGAATGCAG TTGCAGAGTCTGAGCTGTTGGGTCGGATCAAGAAGAACAAAGTGTCCAAAGCTCTTTTCCTGATCCAGAAGGCCTTGTTGGTGTACAACAGCATGGAAACAAATAAGAGCAGCAAAACCAAGAGTCTGCtagag GTGTGCTGGTACCAGCTCTGCAGCCGTGCAGCTGAGGGCATTAACCGGAAAGTCCGCCTTGGAGACTGCGGCCTGCCAGGAACTGGAGATATG gtaCCAGCAGTATCTGGTAAGTGCCTGCTGAGGGTGGAGGGGCTGGTGCCCAATGAGAAATATGTGTTTGCTGTTGCTGCCTACAACAGCCAGGGCAAGCTACTGGGCAACGCCATTGGGCAGACAACATTCCCACTGCTGGCATCTATGCCTGTACCACTGCTTTCCACGTGGGCTCACTTGGTTCAG GTGGCATTTCAAACAGAGCAGTATACCTTAGCAAAAAGAGCCTGCAAGGAACTGTGGAGCCACTTTACCTCCCCCGACCCTGGGTCCCACTGTACGCAGGATAGCCTTGTCACCACAAG GCTGCACAAACAGACCCTACAAGTCTCTTCTCCTCACCTGTGTCAGTCGTTCCTGATTTCAATCTTCATTGAGACAGAGATCAATATTCAGCAGGGATCTCTCTACTGTGACTCGTTCAGTGACACTGGACCGTTCATCTGGGAACAG GAAGCCAGACTGGCAGAGTGTGAGCGCATGCTGGTGGCGATGGACTTGGCAATGTGTTTGAATGACGGTCTTGCTGCCCTGCAAGCTGTAGTAAACTGCTATGGCCTTTTGGCACCTCTCATCTTCCATCAGATCATTTGCCACCCTGTGGTACAA GTGCTGAAAAAATGCTTGATCGTTTTGGAGGAGAATTCAGATCTTCTCAAACAAAAATGGGCTGGAAACATCTTAGACTCACTAATGCACATGATAGCCTGCATTACCTACTATCTTtcaaag ACATTGCGTGTGCTCAGGGAGCATCAGATGGCTTTCCTACTGATGGAGTGTGGTCGCAGGCTACTACAGGAGGTTTATGATGCCCGGGTGCAGATCAGGAGAATCTCCAATGAAGCT TCCAAGGTAGTCGATCATGCTGCAATCAAGAGTGAAATGAGGATAAGCCTTCAGTTAAAGGCGCTGCATgcgaaaaacaagaaaagaatcGGATCTGGAGCTGCTCTCACCACAGACAATG AGATTGCACACCCACTGACTAGCTGTGAGGATCCCACCATATTGTATGATGTGATCTCCAGTAGCACATTAACGGATGCCTATGACCATG TGATGAAGCTCGGATGCAAGGCATATTTCACTGAGTACGCAGCACTGCTACTCCAGAGAACCGTGGAAGAAGGTCACCCAGACCTCGTATTGGAGTGGGGACAAAGCATATTTGAATTCCTTTCCAG GCGCGACGAAGAGATGTCCACAAAATGTTTGGAGGGAAACGATCACATTAAAAGAACTCCAAGAGCTCCGAAAGGAAATGAACCAACCCAg ATCACACCAGATGatacaagaaaaataaagcagaaaatGCATCACAGCACGCTTCGGCGAGGGAGAACTAACAG GGAGAAGCGGGCTGTGGAGAACCTACTAACCACAATGGCGTCTGCGGTGCAACGCAACAAGAGGCTGCTTAAGCTGAGGAGCCTGTGCTGTGAGGAGCGAGTGTGGAAATCACATCTCAACTACAGCATGGCTCAGGCACATATGGTTCTGTTTCATAAGGAGCTAGACCAGCTGCATGGAGGAGGCCTGCAGCACAG GTACAGCCAGTTAAATCTCTCGTATTTCTCTCTGGCCTACTCTGGTGTCCTGGTGGCAAGAAACTCACAGCAGTCTTCTCAAAGTGAGGTGGTCTCAAAGAGAGACTCCCCCCACTCTGGTCTTGTTGTCCAAGTGACTTCACACAAAGACAGGCAGAAGAAGGAGG CAGTCAGTGACGATGACTCAGATATCACAGATGAGAgttctgaggaggaagaggaaaaggacgCCTCTAAATCTGTGGATCAGCAGACTGAGATGAGTGGACAACCTATTTCCATCCTGCTGGACTCGCTTAACAAAGCTGCTTTACATCTCCGAAGGGCCATG GTGTTGGCCCATCGTGGCAGCCATTGGACCACTCTATGGTGCATGTGTCAGACTGTGTGGGACCAAAGCTGCAAAATTGCTTCCTTCGCTCAAACAGATGTTCACCTTGAACCTGACTCCCCCTTGACAGCAGAACAGCTGCACACCACCTTCACCCGGCTGCTGTCGCTGGCTTCTGACCTAATCATGGACATGGTGAACAAGTTAGGG CTGTGGAGTTTATATGACAGTGACTTGACTGAGGGAGAACTCGAGTCCAGTCTTCATTTCTCAGCCCCGTTGGATGAAAGCACCCATATGGACCTGCGTTGGGTCCGCATCTTGGTGTTGGACACTCTGGAGCGGCTCCATGATAGTGGCAAATGGGAAACCCTGGCCCACTTTGCCTTACTTTTCAACTCATACACACG GGAACGTTACGCCTCCATTATAACTCCTTTACTCGTCCATGCTCAGAGGAGGCTTCTTGAAAGGATCAGTTGTTTTGGAGGCCCTGTGGTTCCACAACCACACCATGTCAAAACACAGAGAGTCACTGGCAAGGAG GTGACTTGCAGGAGCTATGCAGGCTGCCAGTTGCTCAATGGGTGGACCCCTCACAAGGCACGGCAACTGCCCATTCAGAAAAAAGCATCGCTCCCAAACTCCCCTCCTCCAGATGCAGCTGAGCTTAAAG GTGCAAAAGTACACTCCATGTCCCTGGTGTGTGTTCCTCTCGATGTAGAAGACACACTGAGCTGTTACCAACGAGCTCTTGAGAGAAAACCTCATTGTCTTCAGGTCTTCCAGCACAGTCGCTCATTGCTGACGCTGCTTCTGGCACATACGCAGCCCC GCTTTACAGCACAGTTGCACAACTGTCATTCTGAAAGCCTGGTAGATTTCAGTCCTATAGTTATGTCCAGTCCAAACATCCAACCCTGCGACCTGAGAGAGGATAACTTCAGAACACCAAATGCTCTCTACAGCCGCCCTATCAGTGCTGACCACATGCCGACTGTCACTGCTGCATACTCCACCTCCATTA AGTATCTCCAGGCCAACAGTCACGACTCCCTCAGAGTTCAGGCACTGCATGAAATGGGAAACCTACATTTCTACAACGGAAACATACG GGCAGCACACTCATCCTGGAGCAAAGCTGTAGATTGTGCCTTAGGGTGCTCAGGCATAGTAGAAAAATGGGATGGCGTGACGTTTGGAAGTGGCTCCCTGCAACAAACCCTGAAACAGGCTGGCATTTGGGGATGTCTACAGGCTGCTGGGCTCACTGCTAAGATTGCACA GCATATCTTGACTTCTGATATCAGCCAGCGAACCAAGTGCTGTCTTCTTTCTGCTCACCTCTTCAAG TGTgcactctgctgctctctggctcAACCCCAGGCTGACCTCCTGTACGCCTCCCACAGCATCGGAGACGAACTGCTCCCAGGAGTCGACCTTTTCTCGGAACCTCACCGGGTTCACCTCGGTACCACCGTAACCAGCCTTAACTTCATCTGCCACTGGCTTTTCACCACAGGCTACTGCCTCACG CTATTGCCCATACTGGCACTTTACCTACATTTCGTGGGGACTGTTTGCAGAGATGTGCAACGTTGGGTTGAGGGAAAAATACTGAAG ATCCGTGCCCTTACTGAACTGTACCTGTTCACTGAAGCTGCAAAGGAGGCAGTGCAGCTCACACAAGGAATAGGCATCATTCTGCCTAATGGACACTACATTGCCACAGACGATCACCAA CCTGAGAAGACATTCTGTAGCAACAAGTCTCTCCTGGACAATGTTGTG TCTTTGGAAGAACTTGTGAACTGTGACATTGCTCCGGCGGTCCAAACATTGTATGGATCCACATTGTGCCTCCGATTCAACCTGGCTCGAGTTCAACTAGTCCTGGCGCTCAGCAACACTGTACAAGGCCCTTCTGTGCCAG ATTCTGTTGATGGAGTAGGTTGTGCCAGCATAACAATGAGTCCAGTGAACTCAAAACACTATCAACATGATGATGAACTGGACAGCGAGAGCGCCGGTCTAAAGACAGAAAGGCCAAAGTTGTTGGATCTTCATACAGAGAAAAATCTCACTCCAGAAAGAATTAAG ATCCTTTTGTTAGAAGGAGTATCCTCCTTGTTGCATTCCATATCACAGCCGCTCACATCTCAGTGCTTTAGTGAAATAGAAAACCTGGAACTGGAAATAGAGTCCAATCTCCTCAAGGCGGACCTCTACTTGCAGCAAGGACATGTTGCATTAAG TTCTGAGATGGCAGTTTCATCCCTGGTGCTGATGCAGACGTCAACTTTAATCATAGGATCCATATCTGACCATCAGAAACCTGTGTCTGAGCTCCCACATCccatgacaggaagtgaccag GGTACTAAAGATTGCAGTTTGTTGAATCCCCTGCATGGAGACTGTCCGAGGACAGTTGAGGCTAGTGAGAGAATTGGAGTTTCTCTGTGGCTGCGTTGCCGCCTGGCTCTGGTCCGCAGCCTGGCTGCACACATCTGTGGCACCGCTGCTGTTTTTCCAG gaAGGAACTTGAATGAAGAGGCAGCTTGGGTGTTACAGGAGGGTCGTAATGAATGTGCTCAATGGGGAGAGCTTGATATGCAAGCCCTTTTCATGGTCGAAGCTGCGGAGTTGGAGGCCCAGAGAGGCAACACCGATGACAGCATGGCAATGCTGCAg GAGGCAATGGATCTGCTCTCAGGACGGACATTCATACCACTGAGGTCCAGTGTGACTCTGGCTCGGGCCACCCTGCTGTTCAGCGACCTGAGACAAGAACAGAGCCCTACACTTCTTAGACTGACACAAAAAATACTGCAAAAgcag cTATGTGTTTTTGGAGAGAATGTGGTGTTGGATGATGGAACggtgtgtttctctcctcccgGACTCCGAAACATCTACCTTCCCTACCTCAGTATACTGGAACAGACCACTTTACGAATCAGTCAATAA